Proteins from a single region of Eremothecium gossypii ATCC 10895 chromosome VI, complete sequence:
- the LPD1 gene encoding dihydrolipoyl dehydrogenase (Syntenic homolog of Saccharomyces cerevisiae YFL018C (LPD1) and Non-syntenic homolog of Saccharomyces cerevisiae YPL017C (IRC15)), with product MLRNVCRPAMRRSFHQTAWMSANKKHDVVVIGGGPGGYVAAIKAAQLGFDTACVEKRGRLGGTCLNVGCIPSKALLNNSHLLHQMQHDAKQRGIDVKGEVTVNMPQFQKAKDTVVKQLTGGIEMLFKKNGVTYYKGLGTFESESSIKVSPVEGLEGAVAEETILEAKNIIVATGSEVTPFPGITIDEERIVSSTGALSLKEVPKRLVVIGGGIIGLEMGSVYSRLGSKVTVIEFQPQIGATMDGEVASTTQKFLKKQGFDFHLGTKVLSAERNGDVVDIKAENVKTGKVESFQADVLLVAIGRRPYIEGLGAENIGLDVDKRGRLVIDEQFNTKFPHIKVIGDVTFGPMLAHKAEEEGIAAAEYIKHGHGHVNYGNIPSVMYSHPEVAWVGKTEEQLKEAGIAYKVGKFPFMANSRAKTNLDTEGFVKVLIDAETERLLGAHIIGPNAGEMIAEAGLALEYGASAEDIARTCHAHPTLSEAFKEANLAAFSKSINF from the coding sequence ATGCTTAGAAACGTTTGCCGCCCGGCGATGAGACGGTCGTTCCACCAGACGGCCTGGATGAGTGCCAACAAGAAACACGACGTTGTGGTGATCGGTGGCGGTCCCGGTGGTTACGTGGCGGCCATCAAGGCTGCACAGCTGGGTTTCGACACCGCGTGTGTGGAGAAGCGCGGCCGTCTAGGTGGCACCTGTTTGAACGTGGGGTGTATCCCATCCAAGGCGCTGCTAAACAACTCGCACCTGCTGCACCAGATGCAACACGATGCCAAGCAGCGCGGTATCGACGTCAAGGGCGAGGTCACTGTGAACATGCCCCAGTTCCAAAAGGCCAAGGACACCGTTGTGAAGCAATTGACTGGCGGTATTGAGATGCTCTTCAAGAAAAACGGCGTCACCTACTACAAGGGTCTGGGTACGTTTGAGAGCGAGAGCAGCATCAAGGTGTCGCCCGTCGAGGGTCTAGAAGGCGCTGTCGCCGAGGAGACGATCCTTGAGGCAAAGAACATCATCGTGGCTACTGGGTCCGAGGTGACGCCGTTCCCTGGTATCACGATCGACGAGGAAAGAATCGTCTCCTCCACCGGTGCGTTGTCGCTAAAGGAAGTGCCAAAGCGCCTGGTGGTCATTGGTGGTGGTATTATCGGCCTGGAGATGGGCTCCGTGTACTCCCGCTTGGGTTCCAAGGTGACTGTGATTGAGTTCCAGCCTCAGATTGGTGCCACCATGGACGGCGAGGTTGCCTCCACGACCCAGAAGTTCCTAAAGAAGCAAGGTTTCGACTTCCACCTGGGGACCAAGGTTCTTTCTGCTGAGAGAAACGGCGACGTCGTGGACATCAAGGCTGAGAATGTCAAGACTGGTAAGGTTGAGTCTTTCCAGGCCGACGTCTTGTTGGTGGCCATCGGCAGAAGACCTTACATTGAGGGCCTCGGCGCGGAAAACATCGGTCTAGACGTGGACAAGCGTGGTAGACTGGTTATCGATGAACAATTTAACACCAAGTTCCCTCACATCAAGGTCATTGGTGATGTTACCTTCGGTCCTATGTTGGCCCACAAGGCCGAGGAGGAAGGTATCGCCGCCGCAGAGTACATCAAGCACGGCCACGGCCACGTTAACTACGGCAACATTCCTTCTGTTATGTACTCCCACCCTGAGGTCGCTTGGGTCGGAAAGACCGAGGAGCAGCTAAAGGAGGCCGGGATTGCATACAAGGTCGGTAAGTTCCCCTTCATGGCCAACTCCCGTGCCAAGACCAACCTTGACACCGAGGGGTTCGTCAAGGTCTTGATCGACGCCGAGACCGAGCGTCTCCTAGGTGCCCACATTATCGGCCCTAACGCAGGTGAGATGATCGCCGAAGCCGGTCTCGCCCTGGAGTACGGTGCCTCTGCCGAGGACATCGCGAGAACCTGCCATGCTCACCCAACGCTTTCCGAGGCCTTCAAGGAAGCCAACTTGGCCGCCTTCTCCAAGTCTATCAACTTCTAA
- the GNA1 gene encoding glucosamine 6-phosphate N-acetyltransferase (Syntenic homolog of Saccharomyces cerevisiae YFL017C (GNA1) (GNA1)), with protein sequence MTVLPEGYHIRRAEAGDYAGVIETLKVLTTVGDVTEREFAERIAYWKTVKVPVPARGKRPVGMGEILAYNPMVITDEAGRVVATGNIIIEAKLIHHCGLVGHIEDIAVASDQQGKRLGMLLINTLTEIGRNAGCYKIILDCDPQNADFYKKCGFSQAGLEMQHRFRSESKP encoded by the coding sequence ATGACAGTGCTACCAGAGGGTTACCACATTCGCAGAGCAGAAGCGGGTGATTATGCCGGGGTAATCGAAACGTTGAAAGTGCTGACGACAGTGGGGGACGTTACAGAGCGGGAGTTTGCAGAGAGAATTGCATATTGGAAGACCGTCAAAGTGCCCGTGCCCGCAAGGGGCAAGCGTCCCGTGGGAATGGGCGAGATTTTAGCATACAACCCGATGGTGATAACGGACGAGGCGGGCCGCGTCGTCGCAACGGGGAACATCATCATCGAGGCCAAGCTGATTCACCACTGTGGGCTGGTCGGTCACATCGAGGACATAGCGGTGGCTTCAGATCAGCAGGGCAAGCGTCTCGGCATGTTACTGATCAACACGCTCACGGAAATTGGCAGAAACGCCGGCTGCTACAAGATCATCCTCGACTGCGACCCCCAGAACGCCGACTTTTACAAGAAATGTGGCTTCAGCCAGGCAGGCCTCGAGATGCAGCATCGTTTCCGCAGCGAGAGCAAACCATAG
- the SMX2 gene encoding mRNA splicing protein SMX2 (Syntenic homolog of Saccharomyces cerevisiae YFL017W-A (SMX2); 1-intron): MVSTPELKKYMERKVFLQLNGARKVVGVLRGYDLFLNVVLDDAVEITRTGGKHGLGDHTIIRGNSIVSLELLESLS, translated from the exons ATGGTGTCTACCCCAGAGTTGAAAAAG TATATGGAGCGCAAGGTGTTCTTGCAGCTCAACGGCGCGCGCAAGGTGGTGGGCGTGCTGCGAGGATACGACCTGTTTCTGAATGTAGTTCTCGACGACGCGGTCGAAATCACACGGACGGGGGGGAAACACGGCCTCGGCGACCACACGATCATACGAGGGAACTCGATTGTGTCgctggagctgctcgagAGCCTGTCGTGA